CGAGGAGAAAAAACAATTGAATTGCCTGCTGACCACTTTATTGTCAGCTATGGTTTTTCATCCAGTATCGGTAATATTAAAGATTGGGGAATCGCAACGAAGGGCAATAAAATCCCTGTTTCCAGCTATTATGAGACTAATGTGCCTGGTATTTTTGCAGTCGGTGATATTGCCAGTTATGATGGCAAAATTGATATTATTGCGACCGGTTTTGGTGAAGGACCTACCGCTGTTGGTAATGCAATTTCATATTTTGACCCAACACGCAAACGCCAGCACCTACATAGCACCAGTCTATTTGAAGCATAACATGAATCACTCAGGTAAAAAAACCTACCAAAATCTATACATAATAGACTTCCCGTTAACTTGAGCAAAATAAACATAGTGTAAGCGCGGGCGTTTTGATTTGAATCACTGGAAAATATAGTGCGACTTGAACTACTGGAGTAGAGGTCGTAGAAGCACCCTCGGCGCTTCAAGAACTATGCTAAGTGGATGTCAAGTCAATCCGAGCGAGCCGGGTAAAAAATACGCCAGAGATATGAGCGCTCCAAGCGTTTTGTGTAGTGGAAGACAAGTCAGCCCAAGCGTACCAGAAAAAGGAGAAACAAACATGTCAAATTTATTAAAACAAACATTATTAGAAAAAAGAGCCTATGAATTATTAGAGCAACGCGGTGTAACCGTTCGTGATATTGCCGAAATCGTTTATGAATTACAAGCAAAATACGTACCGGACTTAACCATTGAGCATTGCGAAGAAAATGTCCATGCAGTCTTACGTAAACGCGAAGTACAAAATGCTGTTATCACCGGTATTGAAATCGATATCGCTGCCGAACAAAATCATTTTTCGCCATTATTATGTGATTTATTAATGCGTGACGAGGGATTATATGGTATCGACGAAATCTTGGTATTATCTATCGTCAACGTGTATGGTTCAATCGGTATGACAAACTTTGGTTTTGTTGATAAAACAAAACCTGGTATTATCGGTCGCTTAGATTCAGCCAAAGATTCACACTGCAATACCTTTATCGATGATATTATCGGTGCTTTAGCTGCTGCTGCTGCGAGTCGTATCGCTCATTCTCAACCAAAAGATGATGATGTCAACGAAGTCTTATCACCAAAAACTGTGTATAAAAACAATAAATAATAAGCAATTTGGGCAACAAGCACACTCTCTTTCTGATAGAGAACGCTTGTTGCCCAATCTATTTTGTTCAATCGTTACGATAATTAGCTGAATTAATCATTGTCGACAAAATTGCCTTTACCATTTACACGCGATTCACCAAAAATGCGACCATCTCGGTGAATATGCAAACCCACTAAGTCTCCACCATACACAGCACCTGCATCGATACCAACTTTATCTTGTTGCTGCCAAATGGTTAAATTACTGAAATCACCATTAAGATAAGGTAATGGTGTGTGGCCGAACAAGAATTTTTTACCGGTATTATTTGCCGCTTGATGGAACTCATCACGTATCCAATAAAAACGTGTCGGTTCTGACGCTTTCCAATCATCAATCGCTAAATCAACGCCTGCATGGACAATAACCCAATCGCCATACTCGATATAATAGGGCAAAGATTGAATCCACGACTCCAACCACGGCTGACGCTCTTTAACATATG
The genomic region above belongs to Aerococcaceae bacterium zg-1292 and contains:
- a CDS encoding phosphatidylglycerophosphatase A, whose translation is MSNLLKQTLLEKRAYELLEQRGVTVRDIAEIVYELQAKYVPDLTIEHCEENVHAVLRKREVQNAVITGIEIDIAAEQNHFSPLLCDLLMRDEGLYGIDEILVLSIVNVYGSIGMTNFGFVDKTKPGIIGRLDSAKDSHCNTFIDDIIGALAAAAASRIAHSQPKDDDVNEVLSPKTVYKNNK
- a CDS encoding serine/threonine protein phosphatase, coding for MKERAFVIGDVHGMADMLKQLLKEWDREHEQLIFVGDLVDRGPKIKETLQIAIDLQNHHDAKIIRGNHEAMLLEFLTDAEKYWPRYQRNSGITTLSELTGDTPEALSSLSLDDLVAYVKERQPWLESWIQSLPYYIEYGDWVIVHAGVDLAIDDWKASEPTRFYWIRDEFHQAANNTGKKFLFGHTPLPYLNGDFSNLTIWQQQDKVGIDAGAVYGGDLVGLHIHRDGRIFGESRVNGKGNFVDND